The following are from one region of the Ictalurus furcatus strain D&B chromosome 11, Billie_1.0, whole genome shotgun sequence genome:
- the setd5 gene encoding histone-lysine N-methyltransferase SETD5 isoform X1, translated as MSIAIALGVTTPETPYTDMAAGSDPESVEASPAVNEKTYSNHSCGSAQNHGYRGLPYAMQQSSIVCCQDHNYGAPPPPTPPASPLSQTIIPRLELNGALGRPRSRFHTNDPDNSADSDSSSEEEGAVPSGWCQCRLTSDRYLIKCESCRGLDRRKGLDGQRRKPDNVSVGESSATESGDEEVSAATVSYTATQHTPTSITLTVNRVKRSKAKKRKKSTEKTRAAPKAKKVKAFREGSRKSLRMKNSISEASVLDENTTEGWETRIRQWTDQYEEAQANQYSADVQTLLQLHHSATKSSPNPAALAMDTINRTELACNNTVLSSQMQLQLGRVTRVQKHRKILRAARDLEPDTLIIEYRGKVMLKQQFEVNGHFFKKPYPFVLFYSKFNEVEMCVDARTFGNDARFIRRSCTPNAEVRHMIAEGMIHLCIYAVTQISKDTEVTIGFDYEFNSCNYKVDCACHKGNQNCPVQKHNQNPSEALLPPPQNPLPALPGAETRRRRARRKELEGSGMIGSVSDDSNQLLDEHGEHGTSEAEEGLMDGVKQEEGQEEVDETGAPIPNRRSREDRKAEAIMHVFENLERRRKRVSQGTERAGVDDLRQEGVGPEEGGASSPTGANPGQNAGLIGGVSTRRTSFATEPVASVESEKPSSVNLVAPKPPPARPKPRPKSRISRNRASSAQRARRQRQALLAQQAAEAGVAGGEEGGNVAGTGELGLGDGALGIGQPQDGDSYGVSSTALGSKTGVRCPKTKKYLVTEWLNDKATDRIEEPIERPLRITTDPTVLATTLNMLPGLSHSPLICTTPKHYIRFGSPFNPERRRRPLVVDPTYGSCKKRWIKQAQDESMSSLSMEDGTESSSSHQSNSSSTASRSELMAPFKKRKSKYAPEAVATPSELLLRPLSPITPPLPSEPSVSLLHPLLSSCSLYLGAEDERQNGAVPPYSPLPSLPASRCNTPLQFENISSPEASPVHRPESLSPEPCLRPDFDTPRITPFPELSVTSGLGSPAPPSDDFPLTAPESLTGSGDGVCLTPAPVSNASDASLGSRSNEAQVREQVFRTEFNLIYTCSPLNANLTTGPVTDRRHSQSEGSFSPAESYFSSVSGQGLMTEPGSGSFSPYPEPQFGSGTPPHTSNPPQKKKVSLLEYRKRKQGTRDPEPVGSAGGTIGTPGAPVCTGSLYQTAESPGGPRSLLQPPASPHSSFSSPAHQPFPQIEEVSPPDLSTSLGNHSQTSSHWMVPTSVERLREGQGVLERVLRGNMKMDRILKRSDGGASEHDSNRDKDLDGVEEDRYAPKSSSLSSPIRSPQQYSPTVHPHQVQPHLAEPDLHPESSTYHQQSSSSPFHPPFSSSPSPSSSSVVQGYHPSRLGTPAPLAQDVLSSSAPSSVESRQTGSMLHHHSGAGGMDLSHLYSGSHLKASLLKSSTLSGSMSVSPRGQGHSDSCTAISSQASHASRLAQSPTVRNLKAGSPGPSVLQASSRLLSASGTQHYPQRHLQQPPMQGSGVRTHSGTY; from the exons ATGAGCATAGCAATCGCACTGGGAGTCACCACACCTGAGACACCTTACACAGACATGGCCGCCGGATCAGA TCCTGAGTCAGTGGAAGCGAGCCCTGCAGTGAATGAGAAGACGTACTCAAACCACAGCTGTGGGAGCGCACAGAATCACGGATACCGGGGCCTTCCCTATGCT ATGCAACAGTCTTCCATTGTGTGTTGTCAGGATCATAACTATGGAGCGCCACCCCCTCCTACCCCTCCTGCCTCCCCACTCTCCCAGACCATCATTCCCCGCCTGGAGCTCAATGGCGCCCTCGGCCGTCCCCGATCCCGTTTCCATACCAATGACCCTGACAACTCGGCCGACAGCGACAGCTCGTCAGAGGAGGAGGGCGCCGTGCCATCAGGCTGGTGCCAGTGCCGCCTGACTTCAGACCGCTACCTCATAAAATGCGAGAGCTGCAG GGGTCTGGACAGGAGGAAAGGACTGGATGGGCAGCGTCGGAAACCAGACAACGTGTCGG TAGGAGAGAGCAGTGCTACAGAAAGTGGAGATGAAGAGGTCTCAGCTGCCACAGTGTCATACACAGCCACTCAGCATACACCCACCAGCATCACCCTCACCGTTAACAGAGTCAAGCGCAGCAAAGCCAAGAAGCGGAAGAAGAGCACGGAGAAAACACGAGCCGCCCCTAAAGCTAAGAAAGTCAAG GCCTTTAGAGAAGGTTCCAGAAAATCCTTAAGGATGAAG AACTCCATCAGTGAAGCGAGTGTGTTGGATGAGAACACGACTGAAGGCTGGGAGACACGTATCCGCCAGTGGACAGATCAGTATGAGGAGGCTCAGGCCAACCAGTACAGCGCTGATGTTCAAACACTTCTCCAGCTCCATCACTCTGCCACCAAGAGCTCTCCAAACCCAGCAGCCCTTGCTATGGACACCATCAACCGCACAGAGCTGGCCTGCAACAACACTGTGTTGAGCTCTCAGATGCAG TTACAGCTGGGCCGTGTAACACGAGTGCAGAAACACAGGAAAATCCTGCGAGCAGCACGGGACTTGGAGCCTGACACACTCATCATAGAGTACAGAGGCAAAGTCATGCTTAAACAACAGTTTGAGGTCAATGGCCACTTCTTCAAAAA GCCCTACCCATTTGTCCTGTTCTACTCTAAATTTAACGAGGTGGAAATGTGTGTAGACGCACGGACCTTTGGCAACGATGCTCGCTTCATCAGGAGGTCTTGTACCCCCAATGCTGAG gtGCGGCATATGATCGCAGAGGGAATGATTCACCTGTGTATTTACGCTGTTACTCAAATCTCCAAAGATACCGAGGTCACAATTGGCTTTGATTATGAATTTAACAGCTG TAACTACAAGGTGGACTGCGCGTGTCATAAAGGCAATCAGAACTGTCCTGTGCAGAAGCATAACCAGAACCCATCTGAGGCGCTTCTGCCCCCACCGCAGAACCCGCTACCTGCTCTACCTGGGGCAGAGACTCGCAGAAGGCGAGCACGGCGAAAAGAGTTAGAGGGAAGTGGGATGATTGGGAGCGTGTCTGACGATAGCAATCAGCTCTTGGATGAACATGGGGAGCACGGAACCAGTGAAGCAGAG GAGGGTCTGATGGATGGTGTAAAGCAGGAGGAGGGCCAAGAGGAGGTAGATGAAACGGGAGCACCTATACCTAATAGACGG TCTCGCGAGGACCGGAAAGCCGAGGCCATCATGCATGTGTTTGAGAATTTGGAAAGGAGGAGGAAGCGTGTTTCTCAGGGTACCGAACGTGCTGGAGTTgatgacctcagacaggaaggGGTGGGGCCTGAGGAAGGTGGGGCCTCCTCTCCCACAGGGGCTAACCCAGGTCAAAATGCAGGGTTGATTGGAGGAGTTAGCACACGCCGCACATCTTTTGCAACA GAGCCAGTGGCATCAGTTGAGTCAGAAAAACCTTCCTCTGTGAACCTCGTTGCTCCCAAACCTCCCCCAGCACGCCCCAAACCGCGGCCCAAGAGTCGCATCTCCCGCAATCGGGCAAGCTCTGCCCAGAGGGCACGTCGCCAGAGGCAGGCTCTTCTAGCACAGCAGGCAGCCGAGGCAGGTGTGGCAGGTGGGGAAGAGGGAGGAAATGTGGCTGGCACAGGCGAGCTGGGGCTCGGGGACGGAGCTCTGGGAATTGGCCAACCTCAGGATGGAGATAGCTATGGAGTCTCATCTACAGCACTAGGCAGCAAGACAGGCGTGAGATgtcccaaaacaaaaaag TACCTGGTGACGGAGTGGTTGAATGACAAGGCCACAGACCGCATAGAGGAGCCAATAGAGCGGCCCCTGCGCATCACCACAGACCCCACTGTGCTGGCTACTACACTCAACATGCTTCCGGgactctcacactcacccctCATCTGTACCACCCCAAAACACTACATCCGCTTTGGCTCTCCGTTCAACCCAGAGAGACGTCGCCGGCCCCTTGTCGTCGATCCGACTTACGGCTCCTGCAAGAAA AGGTGGATAAAGCAGGCGCAGGATGAGAGCATGTCTTCTCTTTCCATGGAGGATGGAACTGAGTCCAGCTCCTCACACCAAAGTAACAGCAGCAGCACGGCCTCCAgatctg AGTTAATGGCGCCCTTCAAAAAGAGGAAGTCGAAGTATGCGCCAGAAGCGGTTGCAACACCTTCTGAACTTTTGCTTCGACCTTTGTCCCCCATCACACCACCACTGCCATCTGAGCCCTCTGTGAGCTTGCTAcaccctctcctctcttcctgcTCGCTGTATTTAGGAGCCGAGGACGAGCGGCAGAACGGTGCTGTGCCACCATACTCCCCACTCCCATCTCTTCCTGCTAGCCGGTGCAACACACCTCTGCAGTTTGAG AACATCTCATCTCCTGAGGCATCTCCTGTACACAGGCCAGAGTCTCTTTCTCCAGAG CCTTGTTTGCGACCAGACTTTGATACACCGCGGATCACCCCCTTCCCCGAACTTTCTGTGACATCTGGTCTTGGCAGTCCAGCTCCTCCATCTGACGACTTTCCCCTGACTGCACCAGAGTCTCTGACTGGCTCTGGAGATGGTGTGTGTCTCACACCAGCCCCTGTATCTAACGCCAGTGACGCTTCATTGGGCTCGCGCTCAAACGAGGCACAGGTTCGAGAGCAGGTCTTTAGGACAGAGTTCAACCTCATCTACACCTGCTCTCCCCTCAATGCCAACCTGACCACTGGTCCTGTGACTGACAGAAGGCATTCCCAATCAGAAGGCAGCTTCTCTCCTGCTGAATCCTACTTCAGCTCTGTGAGTGGCCAAGGCTTAATGACTGAGCCGGGGTCTGGTTCTTTTTCGCCCTACCCTGAGCCTCAGTTTGGGAGTGGCACGCCTCCTCATACCAGCAACCCACCACAGAAGAAGAAG GTATCTTTGCTGGAATATCGGAAAAGAAAGCAGGGAACTCGGGACCCAGAGCCAGTAGGCTCTGCAGGTGGCACCATTGGGACCCCTGGGGCCCCTGTGTGCACTGGCTCTCTGTACCAAACTGCTGAATCCCCTGGTGGGCCACGCTCACTGCTGCAGCCACCTGCCTCCCCACACAGCTCCTTCTCCTCTCCAGCCCATCAGCCATTCCCACAGATAGAGGAGGTCAGTCCGCCTGATCTCAGCACCTCCTTGGGGAATCACTCCCAGACATCCAGCCACTG gaTGGTGCCTACATCAGTGGAGAGGTTAAGGGAAGGGCAGGGAGTTTTAGAGCGTGTTCTGAGGGGCAATATGAAGATGGATCGGATCCTTAAAAGGTCGGATGGTGGAGCTAGCGAACATGACAGTAACCGAGACAAAGATCTAG ATGGAGTGGAAGAGGATAGATATGCTCCCAAGAGCTCATCTTTGTCTTCCCCCATAAGGAGTCCTCAGCAGTACAGCCCAACTGTTCACCCACACCAG GTTCAGCCTCATTTGGCAGAACCCGATCTACACCCGGAAAGCTCCACCTACCACCAGCAGAGTAGCTCCTCTCCTTTTCATCCCCCCTTCAGCTCCTCTCCTTCACCCTCCTCTTCATCAGTGGTTCAGGGCTACCATCCTTCTCGACTGGGGACACCTGCCCCTCTAGCCCAGGACGTACTCTCCTCCTCAGCCCCTTCTTCAGTAGAGTCCAGGCAAACAGGGAGCATGCTACACCATCATAGTGGAGCAGGAGGGATGGACCTGTCGCACCTCTACTCAGGCAGCCATCTTAAAGCCAGCCTGTTAAAGAGCAGCACTCTTTCAGGGTCTATGAGTGTGTCCCCCAGAGGCCAGGGCCACTCGGACAGCTGCACTGCCATTAGCAGCCAGGCCTCTCACGCGTCCAGACTAGCCCAGTCACCCACAGTGCGAAACCTAAAAGCAGGCAGCCCCGGTCCCTCAGTGCTGCAGGCCAGCTCCAGGCTTCTCTCAGCCAGCGGAACACAGCACTACCCACAGCGGCATTTACAGCAGCCCCCTATGCAGGGTTCAGGTGTACGGACACATTCTGGGACCTACTAG